From the Paenibacillus sp. R14(2021) genome, the window CGCGCGGGGAAACGGCCGCAGCATGCGAAAAATATGCGTGCTGCGGTCTTCTGCCGTGTTTTGTATTTTCATGAAGGCTTGTGATAGAATAGGAACATAAGTTCTTATTCTATCTTGAGGAGTGTTGGATATGCTGCTGCTTCTGAACAAGAAGGGGGAACCCGTCTGGATTCCGGTGGATACTATCTGCCTAATTTCACCGACAGCGAAGGGACCGGAATTTTTGGCGAAGGATGGGAAGGTGTACAGGTATCCGATTACGATGGGACAGCTTGACCGCGTGTTCGGCAGCTATGGCTTTCAGCGGCTGGACCGGAATGCGCTGGTGAATATGAACGCAGCGGAGCGGTATGATCCGATTCAGCGCAAAGTATATTTCAGCGGAGCTGACGTCGAACAGGAGGAACTCTACGCGACGGTATCGGCGGCGAATGCGGCAAAGGCACAGCATCTAACGGTACGCGAATGCGAGTCGGCAAAGACATCTTATGCAGCAGCCTAAATCGGGAAGAAGAATGTAAGCGCAATCGGTTGAAAGCTGAGCTCAAAATCGGGAAAGGCCGCGTCAGAACGGCCTTTTCTTGCGTTATATAAGTTGACACTCAATTCTGAATTGAGTATGATTTAGGTAACATAACCCAAGATTTTACTTCATAAGAACTATTGAATGTAACAAAATATGACGCATAAGTTACAACTGATGGCTTTGGAGGCGGTAGACATGTCGATGGCGATGCAATCTCAATTCAATTTTTACGATTCTCAGTCGTTTTACGATGAAATGTTCGACAAAGACCTTACCGTACGGATGCACTACGAAGGTGTTCATCGAACGTTCGCCCGCATGAAGCCGCCGGAGCTCGCTGCCCGGCATGCAACAATGCAGCAGCGCATGCTGGAAGAAGGCATTACGTTTACCCTCTACGCCCAAGATCAGTCCGAACCGCTGGAACGAACGATCCCCTTCGATTATATTCCCCGCATCATCCCGAGGCATGAATGGGAGAGCATCGAGCGCGGCATGAAGCAGCGCGTGAAGGCGCTGAATGCCTTCATCCGGGATATTTATCACGAACAGGCGATTGTGAAAGATGGGATTATTCCAAGGAGCATGATTATCGGCAATACCTATTTCCGTCCCGAAATGGCTGGGCTGCATGTCCCGCAAAACGTCTATATGACGGCGTCGGGCATAGATTTAATAAGAGACGAGAAGGGCCGTTATTTTGTGCTGGAGGACAATCTCCGCACGCCTTCGGGCTTTTCTTACTTGTACAAAGGCAGAAGCTTGATGAGTGAATTGTTCTCTGAACTATACTTGTCCAGCGCCGTGGCCGACATCGAACGCAGCCTGAATATCTTCCTCAGCTCGCTTCGCAGCCTCGCCCCTTCCGGCAAACGAGATCCGCTCATCGTCCTGTTGACGCCTGGCGCGTATAATTCCGCTTACTTCGAGCATGCCTTCCTCGCGCAGCAGATGGGCATTCACTTGGTCGAGGGCAGAGATTTAGTATACAAGGATCACAAAATCTACTTGCGCGATTTGCGCGGGCTGCGCCAGGTCGATGTCATTTACCGGCGGCTGGACGACGAGTATTTGGATCCGCTTGCGTTCCAGAGCGACTCGCTGCTTGGCGTGCCCGGTCTTATGAATGCATACCGGGCAGGCAACATAGCTATTGCCAATGCGCCGGGGACAGGCGTTGCGGACGATAAGGCGGTCTATGCGTATGTGCCGGATATGATCCGTTACTACTCGGGCGAAGAGCCGATCTTAGACAATGTGCCGACTTACGTGCTTGCGCGAAAAGAAGATCGCGAGTATGCCTTGGCGAATCTGGATCAGCTCGTTGTCAAAGAAACCTCGCTCTCCGGGGGCTACGGCATGCTGATCGGGCCTGCCGCTTCTCAAAAGGAGATCCATACTTTCGCAGATGCAATCAGGCGCGATCCAAGCCGTTATATCGCGCAGACGACGATGAAGCTGTCACGGGCGCCGGTCATGCTGGGCGGAGCCATGCAGCCGCGGCATATCGATTTGCGGGTGTTTGTTCTCATGGGCGGTTCGCAAATGCATGTCATTCCGGGCGGGCTTACCCGTGTGGCGCTGCAGGAGGGCTCGCTTGTCGTCAATTCTTCGCAGGGCGGCGGCGTTAAGGATACATGGGTGCTCAGTCGGTAAGTATCATGGATGGAGGGATGAAGGATGCTTAATCGCAATGCGGAGGCTTTATTTTGGATCGGCCGGTATATGGAGCGTGCGGAGAACCACGCCCGGCTGATCGATGTTCACTTTCATCTACAAGCTGAGGATACGCTTGCGATTCCGCGGAGCGACGGCGGTACAATAAAGCAAACGCTGTGCAAATGGGGCCGCATCGTTGATGCGCTTGGCAGCCGCTCGTCGTACGAGCAGCAGTACGGCTCATACACGGAACAGGATGTTGTCCATTATATAACGCTGGACCGTGACAATGCGAATTCCCTCGTCACCTGTGTCAATCACGCCCGGGATAATGTGCGAACGCTGCGGGAGAAGCTGCCGAGCGAGCTGTGGGACGTAACCAACGGCTTTTATTTATGGCTGCGGGAGAAGCAGGCTGGCGACTTGACACACGAGTCCCCGCATCAGTTTTTCTCCCGGATTAAGGAGTGGACCTCGCTGTTTCACGGCATCACCCAATCCGTTATGCCGCGTGAGAACGAGTGGCATTTTATCGAGTGCGGCCGGTATCTGGAGCGAACGGAGAATACGCTGCGGATCATGCAGTCAGCCATCATGACGCGATCGTTGAGTCCATCGGAAGAAGGGGACAACTTCGAGATCTACCCTTATCTCCAGGCGGTGCTCCGCTCGGTCAGCGGCTACCAAACCTTCCGCCGTTACTACGCGGACGGCGTATCCCCGGATGCGATCATCGAGTTTCTGGTGCTGAATGAAGTATTTCCGCGTTCCGTACATTTCTCTCTGCACGAGCTTGATGCGCATTTACGGGGGATCGAGCTGCAGGAGAAGCAGCTGCGTTCCGCACATGACCGGATTATCCGCCAAGTCGTCAAGCTGAAGGCGGAGCTCGCTTGTCTGGAGCGGGAAGATCTTCAGATGGATCCCGAAGGGAAGGTCACCGGCCATTTGCTGCAGGCGGCCGGGCAGCTGGGAGCTGCGTTTGCGCAAACCTTTTTTCGATTCGGGGAGGTCAGCGCATGAAGCTAAGCATCTCGCACACGACGCATTATTCCTACTCGGGGCCGGTATCGGACAGTGTCAATGAGCTGCGCTTGACCCCGTTTACGAACGATCAACAGTCCTGTTACCAGCATTCCATCTCGGTGGAGCCGAACGCGCCGCTGTTCAGCTATGACGATTATTTCGGTAATCGGGTGCATGTGTTCTCCGTCAACCGTCAGCATCGGAAGCTGACGATCCGCTCGCAGATGACGGTCGTGACCCGGGAGGCGGTCAAGCCGTCGAGCGGCAAGGAAGGTATGGCTCCTAAGGATGCTTGGGAATGGCTGGCCTGCGATAAAGCCGCGAACCGTTTTGCTGAATTTTTGCTGCCTACTGATTATACCGGCATCACCCCTGAGGTTGCGGCTTTCGCGGAAACGCCGGCCCATGGCAAGACCGGGGAAGAGCAGCTTGGCGTGTATGGCTGGCTCCTTGCGGTGAGCAATCGCATTCAGAGCGAATTCGTGTATGATCCCGAAGCGACCAACGTGCATACGATCGCCGGCGACATGCTGCGCAGACGCCGCGGCGTGTGTCAAGATTTTGCCCATCTCATGATTGCGGCATGCCGGGCGAAGGGCGTGCCGGCACGCTATGTGAGCGGGTATCATTTTGTCGGAGATCTGCAGGGCGGCAGTGCGGATTTCGAACAGGCTTCCCATGCTTGGGTGGAGGCTTACGTGCCGGGGATGGGGTGGAGCGGATTCGATCCGACGAACAACGCCCTTGTCGGAGAGCGGTACGTCAAGCTGGGACATGGCAGGGATTACAAGGATATCGTTCCCGTGAAGGGTGTTTATATGGGGACAAGCGATGCGGATCTGACCGTGACGGTCGATGTGAAGAAAGTCGAGGATTAAGTTGCCGTGCATCGTATAAGAGAAGCAAGGGAAGGTGCAATAAGGCGGCTGAGCAGACACGAAACCGTGCCTGTGCAGCCGCCTTGTTGCATTTCTGGCACTTGACGCATTAGATGAACTTCCGGCTCGTTTTCTTCCCGTCGCAGCTGAATACGATCCGCTTATCCTCGACGATCGTTTCCAAATGAACGGTCTTGCCCCACAGCTGCACGACATGCGGCAATGTCCGCTCCACGTATTTCAAATCGAGCTCGACACCCTCGTACTTATGGAACAGAAACAATTCCCCCACGCGATTAAAGTCTCCATCTGTCACGACGATGCTCGGAAATCCGCCATTGACGCGCGAGACGACGAGCTGGTCGCGGACCGATTCCCATGCCTTATCGGTAATTTTCCACTCCGCGCCTTTCTTCTCGAAGACGTAGAGGTCTAGATCGCCTACGAGCTTCTTCGTCATATAATTGCGAAGGAAGGAGATGTCAGAGTCGAACTCGCGCACCTCGAACATCTTCTCGCGTCCAAGCCCTGGCTTGCGGCCGAATCGCTCCTGTTCTTCCTTCGTCGGGTTATCCCAGCGCCGCTCGATATCTTCGAAGATTTTAAGCCCGAGGTAGTAAGGGTTAAGCGAATGCCTTGAAGGCTGCACGACGGACGAATTTAAGTGAGCGAACTCGATTGTCTCTTCGCTGGTAAGATCAAGCTCCCGGATGATGCGCTGATGCCAGTACGAAGCCCAGCCTTCGTTCATGATCTTCGTTTCGATTTGCGGCCAGAAATACAGCATTTCATCGCGCAGCATGGACATGATGTCGCGCTGCCAATCCTGGAGATTCGGCGAATACTCTTCAATGAACCAGATCAGATCCTTTTCCGGCTGAGGGGGGAATTTCTTCACGTCGGCCTGCGACTTCGCTGCACGCTCAGCGATCGCAGCCTGTTCCTCCTCGTCCAGCGTCCACAAATCATCGTACTGGGAAGGGCGATTCGGCTTGCTGCTTAAGTTCTCCTTGCTGAGCAGCTCGATATATTGCGATTTGTCGAGCTTATAAGGGCGTATGATGGTAGAGTCCACATGCTCTTGGATGGCCAATACGGCGTCGATGAACTGTTCAACTGCATCGATACCGTATTCCATTTCGTATTGGCTGACCCGCTCGGCGGTGGCCGACATGCTCTCCACCATATTCCGGTTGGAGGCGCTGAAGCGGGCGTTGTTCTTAAAGAAATCGCAGTGGGCGAGCACGTGGGCGACGATCAGCTTGTTTTGGATGAGGGAGTTGCCGTCAAGCAGGAAGGCGTAGCATGGGTTGGAGTTAATGACAAGCTCGTAAATCTTGCTGAGGCCAAAATCGTACTGCATCTTCATCTTATTAAAGGTTTTGCCAAAGCTCCAGTGGCTGAAGCGAGTCGGCATTCCGTAAGCTCCGAATGTATAAATAATGTCGGCTGGACAGATTTCGTACCGCATCGGGTAGAAATCGAGACCGAATCCCTTTGCAATTTCCGTGATTTCGTCAATGGCTCGTTCGAGCGCCTTGATCTCATCCTGGTGCAAGTTCGTTTCCCCCTTGTAACGCGAATTGTGTTCCATAGCTATATGTATGGGAGGGCGTCAAACGATATGTCGCCGACAGAGCAAATTTCGCTGCTTGTCCAGCCTAATTCAACGTGGTGAATACTAGTAATCTAATCAAATAAATATATTCGCCGCAAGAACCGCTGTGTTATGATAGCGGTATGCAAAAATAGATAATTTTACCTATTTAAAGACATCTTGCTGACTAGAGGAGTCGGATTTTGCAGCTATGCTTGCGATACTTTCGTATGAGTTCCATGAATTGCTTTACATATTAAGCGCTTGCCTGCTTTTCTTTGTCGTCATGCCGAAGGCGGTGTTTAAAGCAGGTCTTCGGAAAGCTTTATACCTGGCGATCTTTGTCTTGTTTTCGATATGCTATTTGGTACTCGAATCCATTGAGACATGGGTGTATGCGCTCCATTTGATGCCGATTGGCATTATGCTGGCTGCGGTATTCGAAGGCTGGGTGACAGGCATGATCACATGGGCCGCGTTCGTCATCTGCGGCATTCTTATCGCGCACACGGATCCGGCGGCGAATATCGTAAGCAATTCCACGCTGCTCGCAATTGGCTTGCACTATCACTACAATTCTTATCGGACCAGCGGATTCAGAACAATTACATTGAAATCGCTCCTGTTCGTAATTGTTCATATGGCGCTCTATACTGGGGTCGCCTATTATAACGGGAGCGTGTTGGAGCGGGAGAGGCTGCTCGTCATTACACTGGGTACCATTCTGTCGGCAGCACTTATCATTTACACCCATTACAAAGTAAAGAATCAAGAGAAGCTGCAGGAAGAGCTTTATAGCGCGGAAAAATATCATATGATTGGACAGCTTGCCGCATCGATATCGCATGAAATTCGCAATCCGCTCACGACGACCAGAGGTTTTCTGCAAATGATGGGGAAACCGAATTTGGATCCGGATGCGATTGAGCTCTACCGAATGCATGCATTCGAAGGCGTGGAGCACGCGAATGCGATCATTACCGACTTATTGAACTATGCCAAACCTGAGGTGGAGGAAGCTAGACCGATCGATGTTCAGGCTGAGATCGAGTCGCTCCTACCGTGGATATCGCCGCTCTCTGTCATGTCGAGCGTTGAGATCAAGATCAGTCATCATCAACCGCACGTCTTCATCCTGGGAGAACCGAAGAAGCTGCAGCAATGTCTGCTTAATCTTATGAAGAACGCAATCGAGGCCATGCCTGCGGGAGGCATTTTATCCATCGGGACCAAGGTGGAGGACAACCGGCTTTGCATTGAAATCGCGGACACTGGCATGGGCATGAGCAGCGTGCAGCTGAAGCGAATCGGGCTGCCTTTCTTTACGACCAAGGAGAAGGGAACAGGGCTTGGTTTAATGGTCGTTGTCAGCTTGGTACGGGTCATGAACGGACAAATTACATTTAACAGCAAGCGAGGGCAGGGAACGGTCTGCATCATCCAATTTCCGCTTATTGGCACCGGCTCTTAGATCCATAGCGTACGGAAGCACCAAAAAAAGCACCTTACGAACAGGCAGCGCTGCGAGCGTTCCTGAGCTTAAGGTGCTTCTTCGTCATTTTTGGACCGGAGGCAGCTGGCTGACGTAGCTGTCGGAGAGCTGGAGCAGTTTCAGCGCGCGGTTATACTGGTCTTCTGTCGTCGAGCTTCCCGGGGCGGCATCACCATGCAGCGGGTAATGCGTCCCGTCCTTGTAGGCTGTTCCTGGAATGAACAGCTCATGATCAGTAAGAAGCGATCCGGAAGGCAGGTAATAGCGTTCAGGCAAAATATTAGTCGTCTGATTGAGCAAGTCCTGTCCGAAGTGAATATGTTCCTTGAGCGAGACGCCAAGCAAGTTCGCGACCGTTGGCATGATGTCGGACTGGGCACCCGCTTGTTTCAGCTCCATGGGCTCCTTCATGCCAGGCGAAGCAATAATAAGCGGAATATTAATCATATCCGTATTCCCGTATTCGTGGCCGTAGATTTCCTTCATAAGCGCTTTGTCGTCCGCATCCAGCGAGTAGATCGGCAGTCCAAGATGATCGCCGTAGGTGACAAATACGCTGTTGTCCCAGATACCGCGTTTCTTGAGATCCTCGATGAAGAGGCCAAGCGCGTAATCCGCGTAGTTCTGCGCGCGTATATAGTCGCCGACGAACGTGCCTTCGTATCGCGCGGGAAGCTTGAGCTTGAATTTGTCTTTCGGAATCGTAAACGGGTGATGTGACGACATGGAAATGAGCTGGGCGTAGAAAGGCTTGCCGGATTTCTTCATTTCGTCCAGCTGCGCAGCCGCCTTGGCGTACAATACTTCATCGGATGGACCGAAGAACACCATATCGTCTTGACCGAAGAAATGCTGGTCGTAATACTTGTCAAACCCGATGGACTTATACAAATCGGCACGGTTCCAGAACTCCACAAAGTTCGTATGGAACGTAGCGGTTTGATAGCCTTTCGCGCTTAGCAGCTTCGGCAGGCTGGGCAGCGCACGGTCCGTGTAGACCACGGTCGCAGCTCCGTTCGGGGGCGTGTAGAAGGAGGTGTTCACGACGAACTCCGCGTCCGACGTGTTGCCTTGTCCCACCTGCTGGTAGAAATTCGAGAAATACAAGTTCTCCTTAGCCAGCTTGTTCATGTTCGGCGTAATTTCCTGGCCGTCAATCGTAAGCCCGATCAAGAAGTTCTGGAAGGACTCCATCTGCACGATAATCAAGTTTTTGCCTTCGGCTGTCTTCCAGTAGCTCGGAGAGACCGGATCATGAGTGCCTTTCGCTTCATCGATGACCTGCTGCGAGATATCCTTCATGGGAATCGGGGGAGCCTCTTGATCCGCGAAAATCGTATAAACCTCGTAATTCAAGATCCCCATATCCTCGGCTTTGATAAGCTCGTTCATACTGGCCCGATTCGGCAGAATATTGAACAGGCAGAGCGCGAGGGATACGATGAATATGAAGGTAATGACTGCTTTGTTCAGCGGCAGCTGACTGACTTGATTCCAGTGAACGGCTCCCCTTCGTTTGAATAATAGAACAAACAGAACAATAATATCGAGGAAAATAAACAAGTAATAGGGATCCAGCAGCGAGAATACGCTGCTCTTCACTGCGGTTACCTGATTGACCTGCTCCAGCGCATGGTAGGTCACGATAATGCCGAAATATTTGTAATACATAATGACAGCGAATAATATGGCGGTTACGAGCAAGTTAACGATGACATAGAGCATGAGCTTTCGCTTCGTGGCGAACCATTCGATCAAGCAGAACAGCAGCCAGAAGAAGGGCAGCTCCGTGACGAGCAGGGTCCAAGACGGTCCGCCATCGAAAATAACCAAGTAGGCAAGCGTGCTTTTAATGACGAGGATAAGGGTAAAAAAAATAAAAGGCTTCATCTGAAAAAGCCGTCTGAACGACCACGCAGGCATACGGAAATCCGTCCTTTCGAAACACGTACTGCAAATCTCTCAACGTACATTATGCCCTCTTTCAAGCAAATTTGTCAAAATGGTAAATACGCGTAAAGCGAGCTTCTCTCCGTGCTATACTTAGGAAAAAGCTTCCTGCGGAGAGGGCATATATCCATCATGATGTCGTTCAAATCCACCCTGGCTTCAGTCAAGCTGAGTCTCGGACCCCGCGCTTGGCATAATTTTCGCTGCGATGTCGGCGCTTCCGTATTATTCAGCTTTTTCAACGTCGTTTTCAACCAGTTCTATATCCCGATGGCCATTCAGCAGGGGGCATCCAACATGCAGGTTGGATTGTTGTCTGCCGCCCCGGCGGTCGGGCTGCTGTTCTCTCCCTTGTGGGCAGGCTTTATTGAACGCTCCGATCCCAAGCCATTCGTTACGATTCCGAATCTGATCGGGCGCGCATTAATCATTTTACCGGCATTCTATGGCGTTCCTCTTGCTTATGTCGCTGCCGCATTATGCTTTCATCTGCTGATGGGCATTCAAGCGCCTGCCTATGCATCGCTTGTCATCCGCATGTACCCGCCTGAGCATCGCGGCAAGCTGATGGGGAATACGAGGGTGGCGATGGGCGCACTCATGATTCCAGTGGCTTACGGAATCGGCAAATGGATCGATGCCTCAGGCCCGTCCGGATCACTCCTATTCGCGGCGGTCACCGGCATGCTGTCCATTCTAGTGTTCGCGCTTGTGAAGGGACGCAAGGCAGCGACGCCGAAGCTGCAGGGCTCGAAACGATTTGCGTTTCGCGAGCAGCTCCAGCTGATTAAGCAGCATCGGGAGCTTGCGGTGTTTTTCCTAGCATGCACCTGCACCGGCTTCGGTAATATCGTGGCCGTGCCGCTGTACAGCATTATTCAGGTGGACCGGCTGGAGCTGACCAATACGCAGATCGGTATTGCGCGCGTCGTTTATTATCTGTGTCTGCTCTTCTCTTTCTATTTGACAGGGAGGATCATTGACAAGCTCTCGGCGAAGCACACCATTGCTTTCGGACTTGCTGCATTTACGATCGTTCCGCTATGCTACGCGCTTCTCGGCAATTACAGCGCCGTCTTAATCGGAAGCGGTATTCAAGGCATAGGCGACGCTATTTGGGACATCGGGTTTCTCGCGTATATGTTTCGAATGGCGCCAGGGCGCGAGGCGGTCGTCGTCGGGCTCCACTTTATGCTCTTCGGCGTCCGCGGCACGATCGGGCCTCTGCTCAGTACGTATTTGTCGGACGTTATTCCGCTTGCTTCTATTCTTATCGCTGCGGGCTGCTTTGGCCTGGTCGGCTTCGCCGCCTTTGTCTTGTACAACAGGAATAACTACGGAGAGCCTGGCATGCTGCGTCCCAGCTCATAAACATAGAAGCCTCCGCAGCCATCGATCCCAAGGTGGCTGCGGAGGCTTCTTAGCGTGTTTACACGGCCATTTCCCGTTTGCGGAAGAAGGATTTCAGCGCGTTGTACACTTCTCCTTTTTCCTTAATGACATAATGCATGAAGTTCGGCAGGTTAATGTGCTTATAGGCGGACATGAGCGTACTGGAGCGGTTATACTGATTGACCTCGCCGTAGCCAAACAGATTGGCGCGTTTCAGCAGCTCGCCGATCAGCTTGACGCAGCGCTCGTTGTCACTCGTAAGATTATCGCCGTCCGAGAAGTGAAACGGATAGATATTATACATGGAAGGCGGGTAGCGGGTATCGATGATATCCAGTGCCTTGATGTACGCCGACGAGCAGATCGTGCCGCCGCTTTCGCCGCGGGTGAAGAACTCTTCCTCGGTCACCTCTTTGGCCTCGGTATGATGCGCGATGAATACGATTTCCACATGCTCGTATTGATGCCTGAGGAAGCGCGTCATCCAGAAGAAGAAGCTGCGGGCAACGTACTTCTCGAAGCTGCCCATACTGCCGCTCGTGTCCATCATCGCTAGAATGACTGCGTTGGATTGCGGCTTCACGATTTCTTCCCAAGTCTTGTAGCGCAGATCATCCGGCGAGATGCCGTGTATACCAGGGCTGCCCTGTGTTGCGTTGCGCTTCAGATTCTCCAGAATCGTGCGCTTCTTGTCGATGTTGGACATGATGCCTTTCTTGCGGATATCGTTGAACCGGATTTCCTTCGATTCCAATTGATCGCGGTCCTTCTGCTTAAGGAAAGGGAGCTCCAGCTCCTCGAAGAGCATCGATTCCAGCTCGGCGAGGCTGATCTCCGCCTCGACGATGTCTTCTCCCGGCTGGTCGCCCGCATTCTCGCCTTTGCCGCCCTTCTGGGCGGAAGCGGGATCTACGCCGAGCACGTCGCCGACTTGGCTGTCGCCGTCGCCTTGGCCGACATGCTTGTTTTTGTTGAAATTATAAACGAACCGAAATTCATCGAGACTGCGAATCGGCACTTTAATGACGTGTTTCCCGTCTGACATAATGATATTCTCTTCGGACACGAGATCAGGCAGGTTTTGCTTGATGGCTTCACGGACCTTCTGCTGGTGTCTGGCTTGATCCTGATGGCCTTTCCGGTGCAGCGACCAGTCTTCGCGCGATACGGTATACAACGTTCCATTGTCGTCTGTCATGCGTGAGACACCTCCCAAACCGAATGAGCATGTTGTTATTCATTCTATTCAAGTCTCGGGCGGTTATGTGAAGCAAAACGTCTACGGCTCGATGCTGTCGATGACCGCACTGCCCCACGGAGCAGCCTTAATATGAACAATCAGGTTCCCTGCGCGCTGCTCAAGGGACTTGCCGGTGTTCTCTTGGACATAATACTGTTCCAGACCGTACGTAATCCGGATGCGGTCCGAATCCATATATTGCACGCGGCCTTTCAGGACGACTTCCCCTGCCGAGCGGGAAGGTTTGCGGTCATAGACGCCGGTAACCTCATACGTCTTCGTCGAGCGATTCTCCGCAAGCCGTACGTATACGCTGCCGCCTCGCTTCGGCTCGGGGGAGGCAGACTTCCATTTGGTTTGCTCAACGCTGTTGATTTGGTAGTTCAACTGCACGTAATCGCCGTAGAGCTGGTCGCGCGGGTCGACGGGGACCGTTTGCAAGCGAATATCTTTGCCTACCCAGAGCGCGGAATAATGGAACAAAACGATACCGGCGAGAAAAAGCAGCTGCAGTGCGACGAGGATACCGAGCCAGCTGCCGCGCCGCGGCCTTAATTCCGATTTACGCATGAGGGTCGTCCTCCTCTTTGATCTCCGCAAGGAATTGTTTCTTTCGACGGTTCAAGAACCATCCTAGGGCAAGGAGAATGACGCCGCCCAGGATGAAGAAGATCGATTTGTCCATGAAATCCCATGCCAGCTTACCGTATGCGGACATCGTGCTGGTCAGGAACAACAATGTGCCGAGATTGATTTTGACAGGCCATTCCTCGGCATAGCCGCGCCAGAGCAGGTACAGCGAGAAGACGAACAGTGCCAGCAGATACGCGGCATCAGCGCCATGCGGCAGGTAGAAGAACGGAATGGCTAGCAGCCAATCCGGACTCGACATCAGCCGGTTAGAGCGGGCTTTGCCAAGCAGAGACAAGAGAAACAGTGCGGCAAGCGCCAGGCTGAACCACAGCGGCTCGGCAGCCAGATTCTTCAGAAACGTAGAGTCGCTGCCATCATGCCAGAACAAGACGATAAACAGGCTGTGCAGGAAGGAAGCAATCAGCGGAATCGCTTGAAACGGATAGATGGATCTGCGTGCCTTCGACCAGTCGAATACGGCGTACAGCAGCCAGACGGGAATGAAGAACCATGTGAATGACCATTCCATGACGTTCACAAGAAGGAGGCATTGAATCGTGAAGCTGGCCGCAAGCAGCCATGCGAGAAGCGTATCTTGGCGCCGCAGCCAATAGAATCCGAGGCCGATCGTCATGAGGCCGAAGGATACGAAGCTGAAATCGTTGAATTCCGTCGCGTTATACCACTGCGAGCAAGTGAAGATCAGCAGCGTGATTAGAAAGAGATAACGGCTCGGCACCAAATACGTGAGGACCAGGCCCGCGCAGCCCCATACGGTGAACGAAGTAATGTCGTAAGCCTGCAGATGGAACATTTGACCCACGAGAATAATGCCCGCGCCAAACGAGAGCAGTCCAAGGCCGATCAGACCGATGCCTAGCTTCTCGTGATTTTTGCGGCGGAACGTTTCGCCTGCTGCATAGAAACCGGCAATCATGATGCCGATCAGGATGAGCCGCATCAGCTGTGAAATATCGCCCCAATTGGCGGCGATGAAACTAAGAATACCGAGACCGACAAGCATGCTGCCGAGCAGCGGAATTAACCCGGCCGCCCGTTTCCTCTCGGGATAATAAGCAAGGAGCTGCCCAAGCTGATCTTGCGAGATGATGCCTTTACGTGTCCATTCCGGACCTTCCTGCTGCAGCCATTTTCTGCTCATTTGCTGCACCTCTTTCTGCGTTCTTACTCTCAAGTATAGCCATTCTGACGGCTGCACCTAGTACCAACTTTTCATAGTACCGGGCAGGTGTGACGGGGCTGCTATTTGGAGAGTCACCTATGAATGAAATTCTGCATCGAGACATAAGAAAAGAGACTGCGGCTGCGCAGTCTCTTCGATTTTTACCGTATTACACAGACCCGCTGCCAAGGGCGAGTCCAAGTATAAGCAAGCCGATAAATCCGATGGGAAGCAGTGCATTCAGCACGATGCCAAGGATCGAGAACGTCTTGCGTTTGTTTCTGGAACAGATGCCGATAATGCCAAGTATCAGGCCGGTGATGCTGACCGCGCAGGAGCCGATCATAAGCACGCCGGCAATTAGGATCGGCATGATTGCAGCCGTATCATTCC encodes:
- a CDS encoding DUF2157 domain-containing protein, whose protein sequence is MSRKWLQQEGPEWTRKGIISQDQLGQLLAYYPERKRAAGLIPLLGSMLVGLGILSFIAANWGDISQLMRLILIGIMIAGFYAAGETFRRKNHEKLGIGLIGLGLLSFGAGIILVGQMFHLQAYDITSFTVWGCAGLVLTYLVPSRYLFLITLLIFTCSQWYNATEFNDFSFVSFGLMTIGLGFYWLRRQDTLLAWLLAASFTIQCLLLVNVMEWSFTWFFIPVWLLYAVFDWSKARRSIYPFQAIPLIASFLHSLFIVLFWHDGSDSTFLKNLAAEPLWFSLALAALFLLSLLGKARSNRLMSSPDWLLAIPFFYLPHGADAAYLLALFVFSLYLLWRGYAEEWPVKINLGTLLFLTSTMSAYGKLAWDFMDKSIFFILGGVILLALGWFLNRRKKQFLAEIKEEDDPHA
- a CDS encoding GDYXXLXY domain-containing protein, with the protein product MRKSELRPRRGSWLGILVALQLLFLAGIVLFHYSALWVGKDIRLQTVPVDPRDQLYGDYVQLNYQINSVEQTKWKSASPEPKRGGSVYVRLAENRSTKTYEVTGVYDRKPSRSAGEVVLKGRVQYMDSDRIRITYGLEQYYVQENTGKSLEQRAGNLIVHIKAAPWGSAVIDSIEP